The genomic interval TCGAGCGGACGATGACGCTCAACATGGGCCAATGGCTCAGCATTCCGTTCATCGTACTGGGCATAGTCATTTTGTACCGGGCATGCAGACGCCCCGCCGTGGAACTACCTAAAACCAAGAGATAATGGACCCTGTCAGCGTACTCGTATTCAATGTACTGGCCAAGCGGCAAGGCATCAACCTGCCGGGCGTCGGCGCGCTGCATGTCGTGACGTCGGCCGCCCGGACCGAGGAGCGGAACACGCTGGTTCCCCCCGTGAACCGGGTGGAGCTGCTGCCCGATGCGCAGCCCGGCTTTCTGGACGTGATCGATCTGCTTGCCCGCTACGGCGAGACGGATCGCGACGACGCGCAGCAGACGTATAATTCGTGGCTCGCTCAGGTGAGCTCCGAGGAGGGCGTGACGATCGATTCGGTCGGCCTTGTCAGCGAGGGAACGTTTCGTCCTGCCCCGCAGATGGCTGCCGTGCTCAACCCGGCCGGGACCGCTCCGATGCGGTTGCCCCGTAAGGGAAGCGGCAACGGGCTCTTATGGTGGGTCGTTCTGGCCGTGGTGGTCGGCGCGGGCATATCGGTCGGGGCTATCGCATGGCTCGAAAGTCGCGATGCGCCTTATCCGCCCCGGACGGTCCGGACGGCGACCGCGCCCTCCGAGGCCGGCGATGCAGCCGAGGACAATTTGCCGTCGTCTCCGGCCTCATTGTCCGGGGCAGAGG from Alistipes ihumii AP11 carries:
- a CDS encoding SPOR domain-containing protein — translated: MDPVSVLVFNVLAKRQGINLPGVGALHVVTSAARTEERNTLVPPVNRVELLPDAQPGFLDVIDLLARYGETDRDDAQQTYNSWLAQVSSEEGVTIDSVGLVSEGTFRPAPQMAAVLNPAGTAPMRLPRKGSGNGLLWWVVLAVVVGAGISVGAIAWLESRDAPYPPRTVRTATAPSEAGDAAEDNLPSSPASLSGAEADTAAGNIVPAKELTPSVPSVPAAGQKRYYVIVGAYSTEQNADRFIAEARKKDDSLPYEKLPQPNGRILISIFGSDSERQAVQKKREYEVMFEGSWVYEASVRK